A window of Phoenix dactylifera cultivar Barhee BC4 unplaced genomic scaffold, palm_55x_up_171113_PBpolish2nd_filt_p 000432F, whole genome shotgun sequence genomic DNA:
TCTCTCATCTTGTGAGGGTGTAATTATAAGCATATGAGTACTCCTCTTATGCTGATACCATCTTTCTTTCTAAAAGAACTATCCAGCCAAGATTCATGTACACTGGTTCAGTGCCCTGGAAAAGGTCATCATGTATGCTTTGAGGAAGCTTATTATCGTGTTAGATGTAATGGTTTAAAACTGGATCTTTCAATTTGAAGACTTGATATCAAGACATTAACTTTTCTGTCCTTTCTATATTTTGGAGGATGACCGtgagttttattttaaacatgtACTAATTTTTTTTCAGCACTATCTTATTTTTCAGGGCTGCCAATATATCAGGCTTGTCCAAGATGCCTGAGTGTCTGACCTAACAAACTGGGTCAGGCCAATTTTAGGCCTAACTCAGTTTTAGCCCAAACAAACTCAAAAGGACCCAGAATCTAGTCGGGCTTGGACCCATTGAcatatctattattttttaaattaaacatTTGCTTTCAATTTGTGGCCAATCTTAAATCATACCAGTGCCAGAGAATGGCCAATAAGAATAAAAGACCAGTTGAAACTCTTCCAAATCTTGCTACTTGTTTGGGACCTGATTTGTATCAGCCTTTAACCTAAAGCGTATTGAGTATGTATAGATCACCCTTAGAACTGACAGACCTCATGACATCTTATCTATTCCAGCCCTAACACAGATATAGAACTGAATTCTCTGATGGTCTAGCTCCTTACATGCTTTCAAGTTGAGGGGTATTAGAATGGTCCTCACCTATGAACGGAGGGTTACCTCATTGGTCATACCCCTTGGCCTAGTAGTTTGGTAGAATTCACATCTTCGCAtgtcaaaaaggaaaaagaaaaaaagaatggaaactctataaaaaatagaaggaaaaaaaagtatgCAAAGAGCTAGAGTGATAACCATCGTAATAAACATGTAAAGAACTAAGACCGACCTTTAGGATTTACACCATCTAAGTTAGGCATGCCACTAATGGAAAGTGGGCAATCGCCTTTCAAGATCTCTATTTGTTTGGTCTAGGTCTGGATCCACAGCCGTGCTCCTTTTGTACTGTACAACTCTCGGCCATCATGACAGATGGCTGTCAAATAGAATGCAGCAAGTCATATTGCTTTACATGCTATATACAATGCATCATTTTtgaatgctagacagctatccaTATCCATGATTGGATTACAAAACAACAATAAAATTGGCAATCGCCTTTCAGGATCCCTATTTGTTTCGTATCCATATCCATAGTGCACCATTTTTGAATGCCAGAAGGCAATCCATAATTCCATATCCATAATTTGAATGCCAGAGGGCTATACAACTCTCTATAGTACAAAACATGCATCAAGAGGATTTCAACTAGTTTGTTTCCACCTATAAATGGCAAACGAACGGCTGCTCGAAGGATTACCAATTTTGTGAAATTCATTCATTATTGGATAGCAAACCAGTTGCTGGTCCGGAGCTTCCTACCTATGTGAATCCTGGTTTACTAGTTAGATGGCAAACAACTAGGCACAAATGGGATTCTCTATTGCATGAGTTCTTGTGCACTAGTGAATGGGTAGCTGCCCATGCCACCAAGATGGTATCCTAGTGATAAGAGGACGATAATTCCGCCCAAGTTGCtcgggttcgaaacgcgcggacgtcgattaaattaggggaccggatgTCCCACGCCCGGATGACTTGCTGGTGGTTATGTTTTTCTTCCACTTGTACCAAGatggcgctggggtgacgtacctATACGTGAGGCGGTGAGCCCACGGGTCAGGGAAGGCACGCGAAATCTGCGACCTGTATTGAACATTTTCTGGTAGAAGGGGGGCCTAGTGGgagctgctacgcgggtgggctggtccctccccctcccctcctatcttccacccaaaaaaaaaaaaaaaaaaaaaagtagctgCCCATGGGATTACCCTTCACATGAATTGTGATGAATTGGTGAATAACGAATGGACGGCCACCCGATGCTTCTTGTATGCATGAATTTTGGAGCCCTGGTGACGAATGGACGTGCTCGTGAATCGCAAATGGCAGCCACCATGGGATTTCCATGCACAACTGGACATTTAAGACCTAACAACCATTTTGTTTCTTGGAGCACATATGTTTAATTgtttctctccttttcttttagtttttgtaTACAAGCAAAATTAATTCAAAAGATTTGGCTATGCAGAGTGATGAACTACTACGTTTAACTAGCAAGAGCAAAATTTGATGCGAGAATTTTCTTGCTACCACCTTGTGTGTTAGGTAAGTATTTCCCTATTTACCATGGTGTATGGTGAGAGCTGTATGGATGGCCTTGTctactttatttttaatataaagtgaaaatgACCAACTACTGGCAATGCTCGGGGATTATAAAAGATTAGAATATTGATCATTAACATCCATCTAAGGTACCAAGGTTTGGTTtccagaaggtatagatttttttttcattaaaaattcattaatcatatattttaatatgtttcaGAAAGTTATGGGCTTCTTGCTGGTGTTAAATAACAAAACTCAAAAGAATTGCTGCAAGTAGACTAATTCACAACCGCCGCTACAAGCAGTCCATtgactattattagcattgcGATTACCCGAACGGGGTCCTGCTATGTTATTTGAAAACTAAAGACTTCAGATTTAAGTCTCCAATAATACATCTTGAAGAATTTGAACCTCCATAACTATAGTATTAGGTGATCGCTCTCGCAACTCTCTCAAAAGAAACTCCCATCTTAGTTATACTTATCATAAACAATGATTAGGTAATACTATAGGACTAAGTATAACCAAAAGTGATATTATAGTGAATGTTAAAATGGTGAAGAATTTTGAGATCAATAATATGCTCAAATTTtgtcatgatataatgtaatatgttATAAGGCAAATGTTTGGAATTGATCATGATATGTTGGAGACCAAAGCTTGAAGCCCACTCACAGTTTTCCCTTGCATGACCCACTCGCATGCATCGTAAagcaaatcttttttttttaagatcctTATGAGAATGAGTAATGCTAAATACTTTTAAATAGAAACGAGCTTGATCAAAGGTGTAGCTAAATACGTTCATGTCGTTTACTAAGAATtttaggggggggggggggggggatgggaACATGCGGCCCCATCGGTCCGGCCGGTTTGACCGGAGGCACGACCAAAGAAGCATAGCACGCACAGGCGCAAAAGATCACCTTGAAATCACACCGCCGGCCGTTGATCAGCGCAATCGGAGTGTCTGAGCACCCACCACCTCCAAGAACTCATCCAGTGCCCTCAGCGATGCCCCCTTGACCCCCCCGGATTCCGACACCGCCGCCTCCAGCTCCGCCGCGACCTCCCTCGCCCTCCGTCgtatctccctccccctctccccctcccccatcacctccgccaccgccgccgccgcctccgccgcacTCCCCACCTCCATGCACACCCCGAGCTCCTCCTTCATCAGCTTCGCGTTGCAGAACTGCTCGCCCCCCAGTGGCCACGCGATCACCGGCACCCCGTGCCGCATGCTCTCCAACAACGAGTTCCACCCGCAGTGGCTCACGAACGCCCCCGTCGCCGCGTGGGCTAGAATCTCGATTTGCGGGACCCAACCCCTGACCACCAGTCCGACTCCCTCTCCCACGACCCCTTCCGGCGCCTGGTCCGCCGCCGGCGCCGCCCAGAGGAACGGCCGCCCCTGCCCCTCCAGCGCCGCTGCAAGAGCCGCCGCCTCCCCGGCCGGCAGCCGGTTCTGCGATCCGAACGACACGTACGCCACCGACCCCCGCGGGTGCCGGTCCAGCCAAGCTCGGCAACCGGCTGCCGGGTCGGCGGCGCCTCCGTCCTTCACGCCGCGGCCGGCGGGAGGCTTCGGCGCGGCGGCGAAGAGGGGGCCCACCGCGAAGACGGGCAGGCCGGAGGAACTAGCCCAGGCGTCGAGAAAGGGCTTCTCGAGGGCGTCAGCGGTGTTCCAGAGTGCGGCGCCGGAGCCGCGGCAGAGATCGGCTTGGCGGCGGACGAAGACGGCGGTGGAGTGGTCGGGGGAGGCGGCGGAGAGCATGTTGCGGGAGAGCTGAGAGCGGCGGACGGCGACGCCGGGGAGGTCCGGGACGGCGAACTcgtcggcgtcggaggcggcGTGGGGGAGATAGCTccaaatataattataaatcGACATGGCGAAAGGCCCGGAGGTGTAAAGGACGGCGTGGAAGACGCCGAGGGATTGGGCAACGGGGACGGTCCAGGGGAGGAACATGTCGGCGATGACGCAGAGGAGGGGAGGGTCGGCGCCACCAGCGCCGGCGGCGGAGAGGTCGGAGAGGAGGCGGTGGAAGTGAGGTTGGAGGGAGTAGGTGGCGTGGTTGAAGGGGGTGACGAGGTGGGCGGGGAGGGCGAAGGTGGTGTCGGCGTCGGGGGGGAGGCCATGGTCGGAAGGGCGGAAGGGGATGGCGGCGAGGCGGAGGGAGGGGAAGAGGTCGTGGGGGAAGAGGCGGCGGAGGTGGGGGAGGTTGCCGGTGGTGGTGACGAGGGTGAGGGTGAGACCGGGGTGGCGGGCGGCGAGGAGGCGGGCGAGGTCGAGGCAGGGGTTCATGTGGCCCTGAGCCAAGAACGGGAACAGAACTATGTTCCCTTTCGCTGCCATCGTCGACGCTCGAGAAACGAAGAGCTGAGGCGGAAAACAGCGGAGCCTTCTTCCAGGGAACTTTACACTCATCACAGAGAGTATAAGAGTTTTGTGCGTAAGTGCAGCGTAACCATTCATTAGGGTATATTCCATGATACATCATGGAaagttatatttttctttttgtatttaAATGATATTAGTAGATGATGAAAAGgtgattttgctggatgatgCATTTTCTTATCGAGACTGATATTTTTAAAGGATCGGGGCCTTTTCACATGTCTGGTTGtccatttaatattttttaaaatcctttcttttttttaagatctAGGGTCACTACATAACAAGTTCAAATTGTCCTTACTGATGCCTCAGTTTTTTTTAAGGTATTTGTTGTTCATTACTCGCATGGAATACGTGGCAGAGTTGCTCACTAGGGCCGGCTTCGATTAAAGAAAAAGTGAGAATGTCGCAATCtatgatctcatccaaaaagattAGGTCACATACTCTTCTTTGTGTGAGCTCTAACATCCTCGTGCGGCTAAGAAATTAAatcttatcaaatctaatcataagcactAGGATCAGTCTGTGGTCAACTTCAATAAAATTATGCTGCAGACTGCAGTGTCTCCTACTCTATGTAGGCTATGAGTCGGATTTGCTCTAATATCATTTGTCACAATtcaaaatctcatccaaaaaaattatgtaaaatatattatataaattttttagctttatataaatattcaagaaCTATTTGATGTATAATCGTTGTGGAGCTATATATATACATCCGCATGGATCTTTACAGAGAAAACTAGGATGTGTTTATGTGGCTGGCAAATGAAGGAAAGGCTAGGCTCAAAGTGGTCTGCATTTTGCACATCTAATGCAGGGACTATCGATCATCCACCATTAACTAGCCCTTCATCAAAGGCATCTGGCGTGTTTGAGAGACTCGAAGGGAGACCAGCCACTCTTAAATCACTTGGGACAAGCTCGGGGTCCAAACGGGCTTCtaagaattattgaaaaatattgCCTACTACTATATTATGATTATAAAATTGTGTTATAAGAGAATAATCTACTAAAATATAttaagaaaattgaaaaaactTTTTCTAGATTGAGGTGTATAATACATATTGTCCAAAAAAACGTGATTCGCTCCCTATGTGCGGATTTATGGCGATCTCGTTCCCAAGGTATAACAACCCGACTCAGCCAAATGCTTCTCTAATGAGCACGATTGCTAAGGAGCCGTGACCTAAATGACTCCTTTAGATgcccagaaaaaaaaaggatagaaagTAGAAAATTGAAGGGAGGAAGAACTCTGCCTGTGGAAGAAACTTTACAGAAATAAAGCACCAGTGAATGAGAGAGGGATCGGATTGTGTTGGAATAATCTTGGATGCTGGATTCAAAGcctatttatagactctatTTAGGTGACTGAGGAGACACGATGGTTCCAAAGATAcataatattttggaaatattgtATCTTTTCGGAAACCAATGTTCCCTTCCAAAGAGTCGCAACTCTTCTAAAAGAGGTATGTgacaaaatagtattttaaagcatttaaaccaactaaaaataagagataaaaaattttttaaatcttttttaaattaaaacttcAACAATCTTTtataaaagatttaaatttttgaaaattatacAGTAGAATATATGGGCAGGTTATACTGTGTAATAGGTGAGGTGACCTATAGACTTGAACCTCGTTTAGTAACGATTGTATCCATCTAAAGAAACTATAGTAGATTAAACCTTGAACTAAgtcctttatctcaaatttttactTATCACACACAGAATGGATCAATTGAATCTTTATGCGGTCAACACCATTTAAGATCTTGTGCTTAGTACCTTGATTTTTTATTAGAAATTTGTTATTGGTTGGGAAATGTTATTCTTGTAAGGACATGTTCAAACTCAGTCTTCATAATAATAAAGTATCTCCAAATTttgcttattaaaaaaaaagtctaaACTTGGTTGTACTAGAAAttgctcgctctctctctctctctctctctctctctctatatatatatatatatatatatatatatatttgtttacCCCAATTTAATTTGATAGCGATTTAGGCACCTCAAAACCTTgaattgttttattattttctccATTCAAACCACTCTTCCCCAACAAGAACTCCAAAGGAACAATTCGAATAAATCCATCATTGCATCTAGTTGGGAGATTCGGAAAGAAAGAAGCCAGCATGCGTTCCTCCATAAGACTCTCTCTCCTGCTGGTCTCGGGCTAAAAATGGCTAATCCCTTCTGAAGGTGGGGTTCGCTATGTTCTAGTGAAAGTGCTTGAGCCTCACCATCTTATCCTACCTCTTCTAAATAGACTTTCCTTGTGATGCAGGTAGTTTATTCCCTCTCTTGTGCTGTCGTACTTTTGGCCAACCAAGGGTCTATAAGATCTTAACTTACTCCCTACATTATATCTGATTTAATAAAACTGAGAATAGGTCTATACTCCTCTCCATTTACTTCGACAGAGAGTAAACAACTAAATAACCATCAATACCAACGTATTGA
This region includes:
- the LOC103723696 gene encoding crocetin glucosyltransferase 3-like; this encodes MEYTLMNGYAALTHKTLILSVMSVKFPGRRLRCFPPQLFVSRASTMAAKGNIVLFPFLAQGHMNPCLDLARLLAARHPGLTLTLVTTTGNLPHLRRLFPHDLFPSLRLAAIPFRPSDHGLPPDADTTFALPAHLVTPFNHATYSLQPHFHRLLSDLSAAGAGGADPPLLCVIADMFLPWTVPVAQSLGVFHAVLYTSGPFAMSIYNYIWSYLPHAASDADEFAVPDLPGVAVRRSQLSRNMLSAASPDHSTAVFVRRQADLCRGSGAALWNTADALEKPFLDAWASSSGLPVFAVGPLFAAAPKPPAGRGVKDGGAADPAAGCRAWLDRHPRGSVAYVSFGSQNRLPAGEAAALAAALEGQGRPFLWAAPAADQAPEGVVGEGVGLVVRGWVPQIEILAHAATGAFVSHCGWNSLLESMRHGVPVIAWPLGGEQFCNAKLMKEELGVCMEVGSAAEAAAAVAEVMGEGERGREIRRRAREVAAELEAAVSESGGVKGASLRALDEFLEVVGAQTLRLR